Within Celeribacter marinus, the genomic segment AGGCGGACCCCACAACTATCGGCGCATGGTTCGACCGCGCCTCGGATGCACTCATCCTTGATCAGCGCGCTTTCTGGGTCTTTTTGTTCGCAACATTGGTCGGCATGGGCGCGGGATCGCTCTCCCTCGACGCCCTCCTAAACTCACGCCTCAAACAGTCGGACTACACATCCGACAAAGCCGCCTGAACATCCTTACCCCACCCCAGATAAAGCGTGCCATTACGATCAATCACGGGTCGTTTCATCACGGTTGGATGGGCTGCCAACAGGTCAAGCGGTGCCAGCGCGCGCTCGTCGTCGGACAACCCGCGCCATGTCGTCGAGCGCGTATTTAGCAACGCATCTCCAAACGCCTCATGAAACTGTGCCAGCTGCGCCATCGACAACGGCGCGGTGCGAATATCATGCAGCTCAACATCGAGCGCCTTTACCGCTTTGCGGCAGGTGTCACAGGTCTTAATTCCGTAAACGGTTGTCATATTCATGTCGCCTTTCGTCGTAAGTTCATTCATTTTGCTCATTTTTCGGGTAAATTACACCCTGAAAACACCGCCAAATACAGTTGTAATCAGGGGCCACTCGGCCCAAGTTGCACCCTGATTGATTTACCAACACGCCCAAAAGGACATCCCATGCCCCGACTCCTATGCTTTGGCGATAGCAACACCTATGGGACGCAACCTATGCCCGCGTTTGACGCCAATTTACCGCGTATCGAACGCCGGTGGCCTGTTGTGTGCGCCCAAACGTTGGATTGGGATTTGACCGAAGAGGGCTTGCCGGGGCGGACCACCGCGCGGCCTTGTCCCATCATGGGGCCGCATATGGATGGGCGCATCGGCCTGTTCATCGCGCTTGAAAGCCATGGACCGATTGATGCACTTGCAATCATGCTAGGGACCAATGACTTTAAGGCGCACTTCGACGCGAGCGCCGATGACATCGCGTCTGATATCGGCTTTTTACTTGATGTTGCATTGTCGGAAGATGTGCAGGAGCGTCATGGCGGGTTCGAGCCGTTTTTGATTGCCCCCCCTGCGCCGTTCGAGGCAGGGATCATGGCTGATGAGTTTGCCGGGGCGACACAAAAAGCCCGCGATATTGCCGCGCTCTATGCCGCCGAGGCCGAAAAGCGCGATGTGGGTTTTTTCGATGCAGGATCGGTTATTCGCTGTTCTGATGTGGACGGCATCCATTTTGACGCCGCCGCACATGATGTTTTAGGGCGCGCTGTTGCTGACTTCATCCAATCTGAAATGCAGCGTGCAACCCCCTAGCCGTGCACGGTGCGCGCGATGACAACACCTGCGACAGCCGCCAGACCTGTCAAGAATGCGCCCCAAGCCACGTCCATCACAACCAATTGCGCTGACCACCGCTCCAACACAGCATAAGATGTGAATTCAAATGTCCCGTATGCCAGCGCGCCAAGCAAGGCACCCTTGGCCGCGACTGCAACCAACGATCCCCCTGCCAATGCGGGCAACGAGACGAAAATCAAAACACCTGCAATGTAGAAGAGGTAAAACAGTGCTGCGGGCACAATGCGGAAGTCATCGAGCAACCAATCTCCGATGGTCCGCTCGAACACAGGGCGCATGACATTTTTCAAAAACACGGCATCTACGCCAAGAAAAACCACAGCCGTCGATAGATATAGCGTCAGAATTTGTAACACGCGAATCTCCTTTTATTAGAGTACGCGTGCCAAACCCGTTTGGATCAACGCTGCCGAGAATAAGCGCGTGACGCTAAAATGTATTAGCTGCCATCCATGGAGTTGGGGGATTTTCCCATCGGGATACGTTCGGGCGTGTATGCGGGTGATTTGGGATCTGTGGATTGCGCGTAGGTGCGCACGGGTGCGTGCCGACGGACCACTGGAGCCTCTGAATATCCCGTTGCGTTAGGCTCGCCACAACACACAATCCCGTTGTAACGGATCGGCTGAAGGCCCGCAGGGCAATAGTTCCCTACGTGCTGCTCATACGCGAACTGCGTCACAC encodes:
- a CDS encoding DUF2177 family protein; protein product: MLQILTLYLSTAVVFLGVDAVFLKNVMRPVFERTIGDWLLDDFRIVPAALFYLFYIAGVLIFVSLPALAGGSLVAVAAKGALLGALAYGTFEFTSYAVLERWSAQLVVMDVAWGAFLTGLAAVAGVVIARTVHG
- a CDS encoding GDSL-type esterase/lipase family protein, whose amino-acid sequence is MPRLLCFGDSNTYGTQPMPAFDANLPRIERRWPVVCAQTLDWDLTEEGLPGRTTARPCPIMGPHMDGRIGLFIALESHGPIDALAIMLGTNDFKAHFDASADDIASDIGFLLDVALSEDVQERHGGFEPFLIAPPAPFEAGIMADEFAGATQKARDIAALYAAEAEKRDVGFFDAGSVIRCSDVDGIHFDAAAHDVLGRAVADFIQSEMQRATP
- a CDS encoding arsenate reductase family protein is translated as MTTVYGIKTCDTCRKAVKALDVELHDIRTAPLSMAQLAQFHEAFGDALLNTRSTTWRGLSDDERALAPLDLLAAHPTVMKRPVIDRNGTLYLGWGKDVQAALSDV